The sequence TTGCCCGTGAACACGGCACCCCGCTGTGGTGCTACGACGCCGCCGTGATCCGCGAGCGCATCGCCCAGCTCAAGGGCAGCTTCGACGTGGTGCGCTTCGCCCAGAAGGCCTGCTCCAACCTCTCGATCCTGCGCCTGATGCGCGAAGAGGGTGTGCAGGTGGATGCGGTGTCCCTCGGTGAAATCGAGCGCGCGCTGCTGGCCGGCTACTCGCCCAAGGGCGAACCGGCGGGCGTGGTGCTGACTTGCGACCTGCTCGACCGTGGCACCCTGGCCCGCGCCGTGGAGCTGGGCATCGAGGTCAACGTCGGCTCCATCGACATGCTCACCCAGCTCGGCCAGGCCAGCCCCGGCCACCGCGTGTGGCTGCGCATCAACCCCGGCTTCGGCCACGGCCACAGCCAGAAAACCAACACCGGCGGCGAGAACAGCAAGCACGGCATCTGGCACAGCCAGCTGGGCGCCGCCATGGCGGTGATCCGCGATTACGGCCTGGTGCTGGTGGGCCTGCACATGCACATCGGCTCCGGCGTGGACTACAGCCACCTGGAAGAGGTCTGCGGCGCCATGGTCGATGCCGTGCGCGAACTGGGCAGCGACCTGGAGGCGATCTCCGCCGGCGGCGGCCTGTCCATTCCCTACCGCGACGGCGACCCGGTGGTGGATATCCCGCGCTATGCCGAACTGTGGAACCAGGCCCGCCGCGAAGTCGAAGGCATCGTCGGCCATCCGGTGCGTCTGGAACTGGAACCGGGCCGCTTCCTGGTGGCCGAGTCCGGCTGCCTGCTCAGCGAAGTGCGCGCGGCGAAGGACGTGGGCAACAACCACTTCGTGCTGGTGGACGCCGGCTTCAACGACCTGATGCGCCCGTCCATGTACGGCAGCTTCCACGCCATGACGCTGCTGGACGACACCGGCTATCCGGTGACCGCGCCGAGCCGCCCGACCGTGGTGGCCGGCCCGCTGTGCGAATCCGGTGACGTCTTCACCCAGCACGACGGCGGCCTGGTGGCCCCCCGTGACCTGCCGGCAGCCAAGGTCGGCGACCTGCTGCTGATCCACGACACCGGCGCCTACGGCGCGTCCATGTCGTCCAACTACAACAGCCGCCCGCTGCTGCCGGAAGTGCTGGTTGACGGCGACGATGTGCGCCTGATCCGCCGCCGCCAGACCCTGGCTGACCTGCTGGCGCTGGAGCTGTAGGAGCGAAGTCGTAGGTTGTGGCTGAGCTACGCGAAGCCCAACGGTGCCAGGCCTTGACCGTGCGTGTTGGGTTTCGCTGCGCTCTACCCAACCTACGGTTGTGGCGGCTTGTGGCCACCGGCCACAATGCGGCCCCATGAACTTCGATTCCCCCCTCGCCGCCTACCTGCACGCCCTGGAGCAGGGCGGCTTCCAGCCTGACCCGGCGCAGCGCCTCGCGGTGGATTGCCTCGAGGCCTGTCATGAGGCGTTGCATCGCGCGGGCGAGGTGACCGGTGTGTACCTCTGGGGCCCCGTGGGACGCGGCAAGACCTGGCTGATGGACCGCTTCCACCAGAGCCTGCGGGTGCCCGCGCGGCGCCAGCATTTCCATCACTTCATGCTCTGGGTGCACCAGCGCCTGTTCCAGCTCACCGGCACCCCGGACCCGCTCCAGGCACTGGCCCGCGAGCTGGCGCGGGACGTGCGGGTGCTCTGCTTCGACGAGTTGTTCGTCAACGATATCGGCGACGCCATGCTGCTGGGCCGCCTGTTGCGGGCGATGTTCGACGAGGGCGTGGCCATGGTCGCCACCTCCAACCAGCCGCCGCGCGAGCTCTATGCCGATGGCTTCAACCGCGAGCGCTTCCTCCCGGCCATCGAGGCCATCGAGGCGCACATGCAGGTGGTGGCCGTGGACGGCGGCCAGGACCATCGCCTGCATCCCGGCGCGGCCCACCCGCGTTACTGGGTGGCCGAGCCCGATAGCCCCAGCGCCCTGGCCGAGGTCTTCGAGCGGCTGGCGGCGGGGCAGGGCGCTTCCAGCGAACCGGTGGAGCTGGGCCATCGTCCGGTGCCAGTGGTGCGCCAGTGTGCGGCGGCGGCCTGGTTCCGCTATGCCGACCTCTGCGAGCAACCCTTGGCGGCGCTGGACTTCATCGCCCTCTGCGACCGTTTCCCGGCGATTCTCCTGGGTGATGTGCCCAACCTCAGCGCCGCCCGCCGCGAAGGGCGCATCGCCCGAGGCACCGAGGATGGCGCCGAGCGGGTGGAGGCTGGTGATCGCGAGCTGCCGCAGTTGTCGGTGCACGACGATGGTGTGCGCCGCTTCATCGCCCTGGTGGACGAGTGCTACGATCGCCGGGTGCCGCTCTACCTGGAGGCGGCGGTGGCCATGGACTGCCTCTACACCGAGGGCTACCTGGAGTTTCCCTTCCGCCGCACCCTGAGCCGGCTGCGGGAAATGCAGTTGGCGCGCTTCTGAACCCGCTGGCTACTTGAGCTGTTCCCGCACCGCGTCCAGGCCGGCCATGGCGCACTGTTCGTCCAGGTGGCCGCCGGGCGCGCCGCCCATTATCAGGAACCCATCGATCATCGGCAGGTACTGGGCGGGGGGCGTGACGTTGTCGCCACGCAAGGCGCGGGCGGTGCAGTTGAGCCTGGCGAGTCTTTCGCGGAACGGCTGATGCCGCGCGTGGGCCGGTCAGTTCTCCCGCTTGCGCTTGACCCGCGAGAAGGTCACCGGGTCCATGGCCAGGTAGCTGGCCAGGTGGTACTGGGGCACCCGCTGTACCAGCCAGGGCTCGTTCTCCACCAGCCACTGGTAGCGCTGTTCGCCGTTGCTGGTGAGCAGCAGCGCCTCACGGTCCTCGTTGCGCAGCATGATCCGGCGGACCATCAGTTCCTGCATCTGCACCAGTTGCGGGAAGCGCTCGCCCAGTTGGGCGAAGAGGGACAGGGGCAGGGCGGCCAGCCGGCAGCGTTCCACCGCGGCGATGTTGTAGCGGCAGGGTTGCTGCTTGAGGTGGGCGCTGAGGGAACCGATCAGTTGGCCTTCGCGGAAGAAGCTCTTGTTCCACTGCCGGCCTTCGGGGGACAGGTAGTAGTAGCGGGCCACGCCGGAAAGGATGACGTAGAAGTGGCTGGGCCGTTCGCCGGCGTGGATGATCAGTTGCTCGCGCTCGACTTCGCGCAGCTTGAGCGACTGCAGCAGGCAGTCCTGCAGCGCGGGATCGGTCATTCCATGGGCGTGGAAGATTTCCTGCAGCTGGACCTTGGTGTCGGCGGGGATCATGGGTCTTGGCCTGGGGGCTATCCAGTCAGCTAAGCACATCCAACTCAACGGGGAATTGCCCGCCGCCCTGGCGTGCCTGACACTAGACTCCTTTTTTCAGCCTCCACCAAGAAGGAACTCCCCCGTGTCCCCACGCCAACAAGACAGCTGGGCCCAGATCTGCCTGGCCGCCGGCCTCGACCCGGAGAAGCGCCTGGCCGCCCGCCAGGCCGTGCTCGCCCATGCCGACGCCCTGGAATGCACCCTGTACCGTCCCGACGAGAACGACCTGGACGCCGAGGAGGAGGACCTGGGCGATGCGCGCATCGTCTTCACCGGCCCCTTCCAGGCCCCGGCCCAATGGAGCGCACAGGACCGCGAGGACTACTTCGGCGAAATCGATCCGGGCTCGTTCGTCACCGCCTTGATCGAGTGCCAGGCGGACCCGGCCAGCCGTGATTTCTTCCTCGCCGATTCCGGCGACTTCGTCGCCGTGGTCGCCGCCTCCGGCGAGGTGCAGATGTTCTATCTCTACGATTGCAGCGAAGACGACGACGGCCTGCACTGCGTGCTGGTGCGGGAAGACGAAGAGCTCTGACCGGGCTGGTCGTTCCCATGCGGCACGGCCGGCTTTCCGTAGCCCGGATGAAATCCGGGAGCGGCGGTGGGGGGTCCCGGGATTTCATCCGGGCTGCCTGCTGCCTCGTATAGGACTGCGATTGATGGGTATCGCTTCGCTCAACCACATCCTACGGTCCACGCCACGACCTTGGTGCCCATGGCGCACCCTACTTCTCTAGCGCAGGTTCACATGCCGGCTGATCAGCGCCCGCAGCGCGGCCGGCTTGACCGGCTTGGCCAGGTAGTCCAGGCCGGCGGCGTGGACTTCGGCCACCAGTTCGGCGCGGCCGTCGGCGCTGATCACCACGCCGGGTAGCGGCTCGCCCAGGCGGGTGCGCAGCCAGGCCATGAGCTCGGTGCCGGTTTCCCCTTCATCCAGGTGGTAGTCCACCAGCGCCAGTTGCGGCCGCACTTCCTCGGCCAGCAGGTGTTCGCACTCCAGGCGGTTGCGCGCGGTCCAGACCTGGCAGCCCCAGCGCGAGAGCAGGCTGTGCATGCCAGTGAGGATGCTGTCTTCGTTGTCGATGCACAGCACCTGGGTGCCGTTGAGCGCCTGGCCATTGGCCTCGGCCTGCTTCTGCACCGTCGGCGAGGGCTGCTGGACGCGCGCCAGGGGCACAGTGACGCTGAACACGCTGCCCTTGCCGGGCCAGGAACGCACTTCCAGCTTGTGGCCGAGCACCCGGCAGAGGCCGTCGGCAATGGCCAGGCCCAGGCCCAGGCCCTTTTCGGCGCGGGTCTGGTGGCTGTCCAGGCGCTTGAATTCCTCGAATATCACCTTGCGCTTGTCTTCCGGGATGCCGGGGCCACGGTCCCAGACTTCCAGGCGCAACTGGTCGCCGTCACGCCGTGCGCCCAGCAATACCCGGCCGCGGGCATAGCGGAAGGCGTTGGTGAGGAAGTTCTGCAGTACCCGGCGCAGCAGCTTCATGTCGCTGTCGACCCGCAGCTTGCTGCCATGCAGGCGGAACTCCATGCCTTGTTCCTGGGCCAGTGCCTTGAACTCCGCGCCCAGGGTGTCGAACAGCGAAGCCAGCGGGAAGGCGGTGCGGTCGGGGGTGATGCGGCCGCTTTCCAGGCGCGAGATGTCCAGCAGGTCGGTGATCAGGTCTTCGGCCGAACGCAGCGAGCTGTCCAGGTGGTTGACCAGCTCGCGGGCTTCGCGGGGCAGGGCGTCCTGCTGGTGGCCGAGGGCGGCGGAGAACAGTCGCGCGGCGTTCAGGGGCTGCATCAGGTCGTGGCTGACGGCGGCGAGGAAGCGGGTCTTGGACTGGTTGGCCGACTCGGCGGTGCCCTTGGCCTCGATCAGCGCCTGGTTGAGCTTGGACAGTTCATGGGTGCGCTCGATGACCCGTTGCTCCAGCCCTTCGTTGGCGTCTTTCAGGTCCCGCTCGGCCTGCCGGTAGGCGGTGATGTCGGTGAAGCTCATGACGAAGCCGCCGCCGGGCATGGGGTTGCCGATCAGCTCGATGACGCGGCCGTTGGGGAACAGCCGCTCGGAGGTGTGCGGGGTGCCCTGGCGCATCCAGAACAGGCGCCGGGCGACATGGGATTCCACCTCGCCGGGGCCGCACAGGCCGCGCTC is a genomic window of Pseudomonas resinovorans NBRC 106553 containing:
- the lysA gene encoding diaminopimelate decarboxylase, translated to MRPNIPAATLANLAREHGTPLWCYDAAVIRERIAQLKGSFDVVRFAQKACSNLSILRLMREEGVQVDAVSLGEIERALLAGYSPKGEPAGVVLTCDLLDRGTLARAVELGIEVNVGSIDMLTQLGQASPGHRVWLRINPGFGHGHSQKTNTGGENSKHGIWHSQLGAAMAVIRDYGLVLVGLHMHIGSGVDYSHLEEVCGAMVDAVRELGSDLEAISAGGGLSIPYRDGDPVVDIPRYAELWNQARREVEGIVGHPVRLELEPGRFLVAESGCLLSEVRAAKDVGNNHFVLVDAGFNDLMRPSMYGSFHAMTLLDDTGYPVTAPSRPTVVAGPLCESGDVFTQHDGGLVAPRDLPAAKVGDLLLIHDTGAYGASMSSNYNSRPLLPEVLVDGDDVRLIRRRQTLADLLALEL
- the zapE gene encoding cell division protein ZapE, with the translated sequence MNFDSPLAAYLHALEQGGFQPDPAQRLAVDCLEACHEALHRAGEVTGVYLWGPVGRGKTWLMDRFHQSLRVPARRQHFHHFMLWVHQRLFQLTGTPDPLQALARELARDVRVLCFDELFVNDIGDAMLLGRLLRAMFDEGVAMVATSNQPPRELYADGFNRERFLPAIEAIEAHMQVVAVDGGQDHRLHPGAAHPRYWVAEPDSPSALAEVFERLAAGQGASSEPVELGHRPVPVVRQCAAAAWFRYADLCEQPLAALDFIALCDRFPAILLGDVPNLSAARREGRIARGTEDGAERVEAGDRELPQLSVHDDGVRRFIALVDECYDRRVPLYLEAAVAMDCLYTEGYLEFPFRRTLSRLREMQLARF
- a CDS encoding Crp/Fnr family transcriptional regulator, which gives rise to MIPADTKVQLQEIFHAHGMTDPALQDCLLQSLKLREVEREQLIIHAGERPSHFYVILSGVARYYYLSPEGRQWNKSFFREGQLIGSLSAHLKQQPCRYNIAAVERCRLAALPLSLFAQLGERFPQLVQMQELMVRRIMLRNEDREALLLTSNGEQRYQWLVENEPWLVQRVPQYHLASYLAMDPVTFSRVKRKREN